The following proteins come from a genomic window of Ictalurus furcatus strain D&B chromosome 26, Billie_1.0, whole genome shotgun sequence:
- the LOC128602260 gene encoding uncharacterized protein LOC128602260: MLVRRKSAWSVEMLAVLVVLVTLVPTWSDGLLLTKCELKSQLEAAFSKLQVENAADIIAKLACTVENISGFNTSLVNNIDQFDPGTLIIAPFVCFNDEDYPAEMGELPLTTNTVSNDYVFPESTEGTEEPSTPLQVVGEDKFTPGQDGESVDVDAQARKQREAPSEDEGDGSGAGLIDDGDILHATVESHRLPDPTDVDNEIYKMLFGPTDLPPDSTAEPNDIPYDDYEMIFGPTDLPPDSTAEPNDIPYDDYEMLFGPKSLPPDSTAEPKDIPYDDYEMIFGPKGLPPDSTAEPKDIPYDDYEMIFGPKGLPPDSTAEPKDIPYDDYEMIFGPKGLPPDSTAEPKDIPYDDYEMIFGPKGLPPDSTAEPKDIPYDDYEMIFGPTDLPPDSTAEPNDIPYDDYEMLFGPKSLPPDSTAEPKDIPYDDYEMLFGPKGLPPDSTAEPKDIPYDDYEMLFGPKGLPPDSTAEPKDPLDIPLNTIGPLEPETKKRSKRSSEDQTLLYGIFQLSDITCNSGLSYSLDLCQLSCSALTDDDITDDIACLMGLDEKMVRMTFLQECLSVEPSDYFAECG, encoded by the exons ATGTTGGTAAGGAGAAAGTCAGCTTGGTCAGTAGAGATGTTGGCAGTGCTGGTGGTATTGGTGACGTTGGTCCCCACTTGGAGTGACGGACTCTTGCTGACGAAGTGCGAGCTGAAGTCTCAGCTTGAGGCAGCATTTTCTAAGCTGCAAGTAGAGAATGCTGCAGACATTATTGCTAAAT TGGCCTGCACAGTAGAAAACATTTCTGGGTTCAACACCAGTCTTGTAAACAACATTGACCAATTCGACCCCGGAACCCTGATCATAGCTCCTTTTGTATGTTTTAATGATGAAGATTACCCTGCTGAAATGGGAGAATTGCCCTTAACAACAAATACTGTGAGCAACGACTATGTATTTCCTGAAAGCACAGAGGGGACTGAAGAGCCTTCAACTCCTCTACAAGTAGTGGGTGAAGACAAGTTCACTCCTGGACAAGATGGAGAAAGTGTTGATGTCGATGCGCAAGCCAGGAAGCAAAGGGAAGCTCCATCTGAGGATGAAGGCGATGGCTCTGGAGCAGGATTGATTGACGATGGAGACATTTTACACGCAACAGTCGAATCTCACAGATTGCCTGACCCCACAGATGTAGATAATGAAATCTATAAAATGCTATTTGGTCCCACAGATTTACCACCAGACAGCACAGCAGAGCCCAACGATATACCGTATGATGATTATGAAATGATATTTGGTCCCACAGATTTACCACCAGACAGCACAGCAGAGCCCAACGATATACCGTATGATGATTATGAAATGCTATTTGGTCCCAAAAGTTTACCACCAGACAGCACAGCAGAGCCCAAAGATATACCGTATGATGATTATGAAATGATATTTGGTCCCAAAGGTTTACCACCAGACAGCACAGCAGAGCCCAAAGATATACCGTATGATGATTATGAAATGATATTTGGTCCCAAAGGTTTACCACCAGACAGCACAGCAGAGCCCAAAGATATACCGTATGATGATTATGAAATGATATTTGGTCCCAAAGGTTTACCACCAGACAGCACAGCAGAGCCCAAAGATATACCGTATGATGATTATGAAATGATATTTGGTCCCAAAGGTTTACCACCAGACAGCACAGCAGAGCCCAAAGATATACCGTATGATGATTATGAAATGATATTTGGTCCCACAGATTTACCACCAGACAGCACAGCAGAGCCCAACGATATACCGTATGATGATTATGAAATGCTATTTGGTCCCAAAAGTTTACCACCAGACAGCACAGCAGAGCCCAAAGATATACCGTATGATGATTATGAAATGCTATTTGGTCCCAAAGGTTTACCACCAGACAGCACAGCAGAGCCCAAAGATATACCGTATGATGATTATGAAATGCTATTTGGTCCCAAAGGTTTACCGCCAGACAGCACAGCAGAGCCCAAAGATCCCTTGGATATACCACTGAATACCATAGGACCTCTTGAGCCTGAAACTAAGAAAAGATCTAAACGTAGCTCTGAAGACCAGACTCTACTTTATGGAATCTTCCAGCTGAGTGATATAACATGCAATTCAGGATTAAGCTACAGTCTGGATCTTTGTCAACTGAGCTGTAGTG CTCTGACTgatgatgacatcactgatgACATTGCTTGCTTGATGGGTTTGGATGAGAAAAT GGTGCGGATGACGTTCCTACAGGAGTGTCTGTCAGTGGAGCCCTCAGACTACTTTGCAGAGTGTGGCTGA
- the LOC128602261 gene encoding uncharacterized protein LOC128602261, which produces MIGKRRRTYTRYKDCNMKVRVGVEMLATLVVLFLALGASDGVVMNKCELGDELNSTLPENLLDQITNLVAKIVCHVELSSHFNTSSINHVIGPNVHSFIRGGRGGRKGRSAESSSEESSEEDIKVPKPNFNSSTVHPVTRPQGNNSSSRDGHRGRKGRSAESSSEESSEEDSDSSSGEGRRKRSRSRSSSEESSERNMWTLYGLFQLPDRIACTSGSEPSLNLCSMACDSLIDDSITDDIACVETILNKMLSAANNPGPTKALFNKLYANFFQKECKNVEDLKYFSTC; this is translated from the exons ATGATAGGTAAGAGGCGCAGAACCTACACAAGATACAAAGACTGCAATATGAAGGTCCGTGTTGGTGTGGAGATGCTGGCGACGTTGGTCGTGCTGTTCCTGGCTTTAGGTGCGAGTGACGGCGTGGTGATGAACAAGTGTGAACTGGGGGACGAACTGAACTCGACTCTACCTGAAAACCTTTTGGACCAGATCACCAACCTGGTGGCCAAGA TTGTGTGCCATGTAGAGCTGAGCTCTCActtcaacaccagctccatcaATCATGTCATTGGACCTAACGTTCATAGTTTCATCCGTGGAGGCCGTGGTGGACGGAAGGGCAGGTCTGCAGAGTCCAGCAGTGAGGAGTCCAGTGAGGAAGACATCAAGGTGCCTAAACCTAATTTCAATTCTTCAACGGTTCATCCAGTCACTCGTCCCCAAGGTAACAACTCATCCAGCAGAGATGGTCATAGAGGACGCAAGGGCAGGTCTGCAGAATCCAGCAGTGAGGAGTCCAGTGAGGAAGACAGTGACTCATCCAGTGGTGAAGGACGCCGAAAGAGATCCAGATCTAGGTCAAGCAGTGAGGAGTCCAGCGAGAGAAACATGTGGACTTTGTACGGGTTGTTCCAGCTGCCCGACCGTATCGCCTGCACCTCTGGGTCTGAACCCTCTCTCAACCTCTGCAGTATGGCCTGTGACA GTCTGATCGATGACAGTATCACAGATGACATCGCCTGTGTTGAGACCATCCTCAATAAGAT GTTGTCAGCAGCAAACAATCCAGGACCGACTAAAGCACTTTTCAACAAATT GTATGCTAATTTCTTCCAGAAGGAGTGCAAGAACGTGGAGGATTTGAAGTACTTCTCCACTTGCTAA
- the LOC128602269 gene encoding uncharacterized protein LOC128602269 gives MRTCSLLYTDVKTDDQTKPLRRLSLPGEECDICMLVRRKSAWSVEMLAVLVVLVTLVPTWSDGLLLTKCELKSQLEEAFSNLQVENAADIIAKLACTVENISGFNTSLVNNIDQFDPRTLFVYDEDYPSEMGESNTVSKDYVFHESMEGTEEPFIPLDVVSEDKFIPGQNKVQPEEWFVPVDAEARMRREAPSNDERDGSGEESWVIPVDAQARMRREAPSNDERDGSGEESLVIPVDAQARMRREAPSNDERDGSGEGSWVIPVDAQARMGREALSNDERDGSGEGSWVVSVDAQARKQREALSNDERDGSGEGSWVVLVDAQARKRKEAPSEQTLLYGIFQLRDITCNSGSSYSLDLCQLSCSALTDDDITDDIACLMGLDEKMVRMTFLQECLSVEPSDYFAECG, from the exons ATGAGAACCTGTTCATTACTGTACACAGACGTGAAGACTGATGATCAAACCAAGCCGCTGAGGAGACTTTCGCTGCCTGG GGAAGAGTGTGATATCTGCATGTTGGTAAGGAGAAAGTCAGCTTGGTCAGTAGAGATGTTGGCAGTGCTGGTGGTATTGGTGACGTTGGTCCCCACTTGGAGTGACGGACTCTTGCTGACGAAGTGCGAGCTGAAGTCTCAGCTTGAGGAAGCATTTTCTAATCTGCAAGTAGAGAATGCTGCAGACATTATTGCTAAAT TGGCCTGCACAGTAGAAAACATTTCTGGGTTCAACACCAGTCTTGTAAACAACATTGACCAATTTGACCCCAGAACCCTTTTTGTTTATGATGAAGATTACCCCTCTGAAATGGGAGAATCAAATACTGTGAGCAAAGACTATGTATTTCATGAAAGCATGGAGGGGACTGAAGAGCCTTTCATTCCATTAGATGTAGTGAGTGAAGACAAGTTCATTCCTGGACAAAACAAGGTCCAACCTGAAGAATGGTTTGTCCCTGTTGATGCAGAAGCCAGGATGCGGAGGGAAGCTCCATCTAACGATGAAAGGGATGGCTCTGGAGAAGAATCATGGGTTATCCCTGTTGATGCGCAAGCCAGGATGCGGAGGGAAGCTCCATCTAACGATGAAAGGGATGGCTCTGGAGAAGAATCATTGGTTATCCCTGTTGATGCGCAAGCCAGGATGCGGAGGGAAGCTCCATCTAACGATGAAAGGGATGGATCTGGAGAAGGATCATGGGTTATACCTGTTGATGCGCAAGCCAGGATGGGGAGGGAAGCTCTATCTAACGATGAAAGGGATGGCTCTGGAGAAGGATCATGGGTTGTCTCTGTTGATGCGCAAGCCAGGAAGCAGAGGGAAGCTCTATCTAATGATGAAAGGGATGGCTCTGGAGAAGGATCATGGGTTGTCCTTGTTGATGCGCAAGCCAGGAAGCGGAAGGAAGCTCCATCAGAACAGACTCTACTTTATGGAATCTTCCAGCTGCGTGATATAACATGCAATTCAGGATCAAGCTACAGTCTGGATCTTTGTCAACTGAGCTGTAGTG CTCTGACTgatgatgacatcactgatgACATTGCTTGCTTGATGGGTTTGGATGAGAAAAT GGTGCGGATGACGTTCCTACAGGAGTGTCTGTCAGTGGAGCCCTCAGACTACTTTGCAGAGTGTGGCTGA
- the LOC128602270 gene encoding uncharacterized protein DDB_G0280579-like, producing MKVRVGVEMLATLVVLFLALGASDGVVMNKCKLGDELNSTLPENLLDQITNLVAKIVCHVELSSHFNTSSINHVIGPNVHSFIRGGRGGRKGRSAESSSEESSEEDSDSSNGAGHGKRSRSRSSSEESSEENIKVPKPNFNSSTVHPVTHPQGTNSSSRDGHRGRKGRSAESSSEESSEEDSDSSNGAGRRKRSTSRSSSEESSEEDSDSSNGAGRRKRSTSRSSSEESSEEDSDSSNGAGRRKRSTSRSSSEESSEEDSDSSNGAGRRKRSRSRSSSEKSNKRNMWTLYGLFQLPDRIACTSGSEPSLNLCSMACDSLIDDNIRDDIACVETILNKMLSAANNPGPTKALFNKLYANFFQKECKNVEDLKYFSTC from the exons ATGAAGGTCCGTGTTGGTGTGGAGATGCTGGCGACGTTGGTCGTGCTGTTCCTGGCTTTAGGTGCGAGTGACGGCGTGGTGATGAACAAGTGTAAACTGGGGGACGAACTGAACTCGACTCTACCTGAAAACCTTTTGGACCAGATCACCAACCTGGTGGCCAAGA TTGTGTGCCATGTAGAGCTGAGCTCTCActtcaacaccagctccatcaATCATGTCATTGGACCTAACGTTCATAGTTTCATCCGTGGAGGCCGTGGTGGACGGAAGGGCAGGTCTGCAGAGTCCAGCAGTGAGGAGTCCAGTGAGGAAGACAGTGACTCATCCAATGGTGCAGGACACGGAAAGAGATCCAGATCGAGGTCAAGCAGTGAGGAGTCCAGTGAGGAAAACATCAAGGTGCCTAAACCTAATTTCAATTCTTCAACGGTTCATCCAGTCACTCATCCCCAAGGTACCAACTCATCCAGCAGAGACGGTCATAGAGGACGGAAGGGCAGGTCTGCAGAGTCCAGCAGTGAGGAGTCCAGCGAGGAAGACAGTGACTCATCCAATGGTGCAGGACGCCGAAAGAGATCCACATCGAGGTCAAGCAGTGAGGAGTCCAGCGAGGAAGACAGTGACTCATCCAATGGTGCAGGACGCCGAAAGAGATCCACATCGAGGTCAAGCAGTGAGGAGTCCAGCGAGGAAGACAGTGACTCATCCAATGGTGCAGGACGCAGAAAGAGATCCACATCGAGGTCAAGCAGTGAGGAGTCCAGCGAGGAAGACAGTGACTCATCCAATGGTGCAGGACGCCGAAAGAGATCCAGATCTAGGTCAAGCAGTGAGAAGTCCAACAAGAGAAACATGTGGACTTTGTACGGGTTGTTCCAGCTGCCCGACCGTATCGCCTGCACCTCTGGGTCTGAACCCTCTCTCAACCTCTGCAGTATGGCCTGTGACA GTCTGATCGATGACAATATCAGAGATGACATCGCCTGTGTTGAGACCATCCTCAATAAGAT GTTGTCAGCAGCAAACAATCCAGGACCGACTAAAGCACTTTTCAACAAATT GTATGCTAATTTCTTCCAGAAGGAGTGCAAGAACGTGGAGGATTTGAAGTACTTCTCCACTTGCTAA